The following DNA comes from Mugil cephalus isolate CIBA_MC_2020 chromosome 6, CIBA_Mcephalus_1.1, whole genome shotgun sequence.
aaaataaaaaacaaacaagcgaAACAAAAACCAGATCTGTTAGACAATGGCGCCACCTGCTGACGCTGGATTGTTCCTTCCGGGGGCCACATCCAGCCCAGTCTGATCTGTAATGGTCCTTTAAACCTATAAAAaaacgacaactccagacttttaaCACGTGTTttggtgcaaagaagaacaaggagatcaggagaatgtttacatttaacaaaatatcattttctgttgaaaaactgcagttttctaTATAATTTCCACATGCAGAGGCTACAGGTTGCATACAATGATGCTATGCACATGGTTTTAAAGATACCCAGAGGGATTCGTGCCAGTCGGTGAGCTCATTCAAAACACTTAAGAAATTTAATGTTCAAATTTATGCAACGACTGGAGGAATGTGGGATGGGATCATAAATCTGTGAATCTCCCTCTGAGCTGAGATTATGTAGCTCCAGTCTGAGAAACTGGCTGAAACGTTCATATAAAGTGATGTctattgttttttgtcttgtgtctttATGGACTTGAGTGTGGAATAAAGTTTAACTGATGCTGAGGTCCAGGTCAGACTCTATGTTTGATGCCTGTGTTATAAGGTGTTTCCTCAGCCGCTAGTTTCCTGTAGTTTGaaggtttgtttcattttgatcCTTACTCCAAATAACCTGTATAATAAATATCCTGTAGAATGAAGTGAGTGCAGGATGTTTGTTGGTGCGGAACGAGCTCAACCACAgctcctcactaacatcacagctcctgtcctggagtcactcctcagaccagactccttTAGGCTCAGCTAGGAGCTacaccagaggacctggaccaggaccaggacctggaggagggcctggacctggaggaggacctggacctggaggaggacctagaccaggacctggacctggaggaggatctggacctggacctggaggaggacctggacctggaggaggacctagactaggatctggacctggaggaggacctggacctggaggtgGACGCTTGTCCctgttgtttatttacaggAACTGAAAGAAGGGAGTGACTGTTCTGATGAGAAATGTGATCTAACCGGATTCACTTGTTTCCTGTTcaacagcattttttaaaactcaTCCTGACAGAGACGCCTGCACCAGAGTCCTGTCAAAATCTTAATGAAACCAAATACAGACTTCAAACATCTTTCAAATCTggttttattcttgttattaAAGTCAAAATGTAATAATCCTGATCTGATGCTAACAGGGATCCAGTAAAGGTGACGAATAAAAACATCCTCCACTCACTGCTTCCATTTTATTAAAACTGGATTTACAACCTTAATTTAACCCAAAAGAATCATTTCAATCCGACAACATGATGATggagctaagctaacagtttcCCCCTGCTTCCAGTGTTtgagctaagctaggctaatcacATCCTGCATGCTCGTCTGTCCAGAACACAATGGAAGGTTTGTTCATCCAGGGTAAATGTAGCTCATTCACTGATGAtggcaggaggtggaggacggaCCTCGGTATCTAAAGCTTCGCGTGGTTCATGGATAGTTTAGGAGGCTAAAATAaatagctagcatgctaacatgaaCGTGTTGTGAAGAAGGTGAGAGTTGGTCGCATACAAGGTATAAATATaggaaacaacaacatgttttaaGCTCATGTCTGAACACAGGAAACTAAAACATGAAGGACTTTGCTGTCAGACAGAAGTGAAGGGAGACGTGGATGATTTCTATGAAGTGTTTCTGGTTCTTTGGGGGCAGCAGCCTGGACCAGTCTCTCTGGTCTCGTTGTTCGTCTGGGCTCCAGAGTTCAGACAGACGGAGGAGGACaccaccaaagaagaagaagaagaagaagaagtttggcGAGTCCTCCACTCGCTCTACATGACGCTGCACTTCCCCTTCAGCTTGTCGGCTCGTTTCTGTTTCCCTGAACGTTTGCCGTCGATGCCCAGACTCatgtccctcttcttctccaggGCCAGCAGCTCCTGGAACAGCTCCTTCACGTTGGAGTTGGTCTTGGCCGACGTCTCCATGAAGGAGCACTTCCAGGCAGTGGCCTGGGCCTCGCCCTCCTTCGCCTCCACCTCGCGCTGCGCCGTCTCGTCGCTTTTGTTGCCCACGAGCATGATGGGAATGGCGTCCATGCTGCCTTTGATGGTCACAACCTGCAAGGACACGACACGAGTCAGGACCGTCCACACTGATCCACACTGATCCACACTGATCCACACTGATCCACCGCCTTCATCAGTTACAGAGTCAAACATCAGTGACTGGATGAGCCAGTTCCATATCAGACCTGCTGGTAGATGGGTTTCAGCTCCTCCAGCGACTGGCGGCTGGTGATGGAGTAGACCAGGATGAAGGCGTGGCCTTTGGAGATGGACAGACGCTGCATGGCGGGAAACTGGTGActtcctgctgtgtctgtgaTCTCCAGCGTACAGACGCTTTTATCACAGCTGATGACCTGCAGAGAAGACGGGGTCAAGctcatttcagttcaggggccacagTCATCCATAGAACggagtcacatccacagactgaatcctagaatctgatctatgagactgaagagaaataaatagcagatctactttaaaaccagtgttgctcttcatccatgtggtattaaccaggtaaatgattcctgctccatccaatcattcagtgtttggagaatatctctcctcctcttctttccaccatgttctcctctctaagcctcttaaagttctcctccctgctctcagcacatctcactgcagaaccttctttaggaacctttcatctctACCTCCATCCAGGAACAACCTGGAGGGAAACTCTGAGAAACTTCTAGTTTGAGGATTAATTCAGGATTCTAGTTTAGTTATCTCAGAGTCTGGCCTCTATGAGCAGCTCTTTGCTTGTTGTCCCACCTGTCTGTAGGTGTCCTCCACCGTGGGGATGTATGTGTCTCTGAATGTTCCTTTCACAAAGCGAAGAACCAGCGAGCTCTTCCCGACGCCACCGGCTCCAAACACCACCACCCGGTAGTCGTTGCTCTGCTCCGGCATTCTGGGAGGTGGAGTCCAGAGGCTGCTGTCGGATCGATGGCCTGAGcactgaggaggagagacaaTTAACCTTCATGGGTCATTTAGGAACCAtgtgtggtaacgtggttcctggttcctctcagtgaggtttattatcatgtggttttcattgagccaatcagagaagatccaggaaccatcctcaggtctaatcagggtctaatgtggtctacaaggtccccctctgatctggtttatcaggaaccatgaagaagaacaaggtcctaatgtttctaatgtgatgatgttgatgatgttctaatgtgacaaatacatgtttacattagtttaaggaccaggaaccagatatgagaccaggaaccagatatgagaccagaaccagacatgagaccagaaccagatatgagaccaggaaccagatatgagaccagaaccagatataagaccaggaaccagatatgagaccagaaccagatatgagaccagaaccagatataagaccaggaaccagatatgagacattcattgatctggatttaactcaggaacattTCTGACGTTCTACAATAATAATGCCCCTGATAGCATCCATGCATCCATGGTGTTTCCAGGCGTTGCGGAGCCAACATCTCAGCATCCTGTCGCCGTGATGACGGGGATCAGGAGCAGAAACGtgtcatcatcagcagcagggaCGTTGTCATggtaaccccccccccatcctctaTAAGGAACCTGATGCATCTGGACTAgaagagtttagagaagacgtttcatcttgTTCAGGTCTCAGAGACCAGAAGTTTaaagaggtttaaatagaaactctgagtaaaaccatcagaaactggTTCAACTAAAGTCCGTTAACGTCTAGATCCTGGACTCCTCTACTCCTCTACTCCTCCATCATAGATGGACTCCTCTACTCCTCCATCATAGACTCCACACCTGAgattctcctctctgctccatcAGAAGATTAAAACCAGAGAATGATGAGATGGAAGAAGCAGAACTAAACAGGAACTGACCTGGAGACACAGAAATGAACCGTTTGGAACTTTTTGATCatttgtgaaaaagaaaacctcCTCGTCTCCGTCCTCTCTCTGTATCTTTGCTTTCAGGTTTTCAGGGTTCTGGTCTCCACCAACGATCATTAAAGACAGctacggatcagccacaacattatgaccatgtgGTTCCACGTGGGACGTATAAGGAAGCAAGAAAATGTTGAAGCTGAAGGGAAAGACTTTGATGACTGGTTCAGAACTGATTCAGAAcagtctctggtctggtctggtctggtctgtaggggtctggtctggtcagaACCAATGACCTGAGTTCCTGCAACATGTTTGAGTCTTTCCTTCATGACCCAGAGGATGCTTTAGTTTAAAGCTCATGAGACTCATGaggatgctaacatgctaacatgctaacattagcacatTAAAGGCGCGTGTTCTGGAGCTGAGGAATATTAGCACAGATTAAATGAGCTGACGTAAAGTCACCAGTCAGTTTAGTCTCTAGTTAATAATAACTGAGAGGGACGTCGATTCTAATGAGGTTTCATTGTGTAGAAGTATTGAACTCAAATCAAgattcatttattgttattatgtgaAGATATAATGAAATGTTGGCTCCTGTCTTAAGtcgtacaaaaataaaaacatcagaataaaaactaaataaaagcagaagtgtacagatatatacatataggtCAGTGTTATGTAGGTTAGAATGACTTCagaggtgttcctaataaagtggccaggaAGTGTAACCTGATATCTAGACTTGACGGTAACTGACACAGAGGTGAACAATACTTTACATACCTTAACTTCGTGCTTTTAGTTTCACATTTCCAGCCTTTAAATCAGTGTCTCTTGGCTGTTATGTcattaagtgaaataaataattaattagcTGTGAAATGATTCCAGTTATTTCTAATATAAtgaacaataaatgaataataaatgatagTAGACGCGCTCCAGTCTCATTATCTCCTCTCATCATGTTAATCAGGCCGCGCAAAGCCGGGcccgtccacacacacacacacacacacacacacactaacctaGACCCGGACCCGCACTGAGCCGGGCCGGTGGGTTCGGATCCAGCTGTCCGGCTCTCGGTGCGTGTTCTCCGGGCTGAGTGTCGGTTCGGTGGCCGGGGAAGATGCGCTGTCTGCGGACTCACCGTCTTCCTTCCTCTCGGTCTGGAGCTGAATCTGTGTCCGGGTTTGGTTCAGTCTGGAGCGGCTCTGAGCATCCTGGTCTGACTCAgacttccacctccacctccaccaccatcatcatcatcatcatcatcatcaccatcagaCCTGCAGCTGATCCGCTCAcatcagtcctcctcctcctcttcctcctcctcttcctcctcctcctcaaaaaccacaaacagaacTTCCGCTGTCGTTCTGTCACTTGATTTCCAGAATAAAATACTCACGTCTATAACTCACTGAGCTCAAATTCACATGaaagcatcatttatttatttatttttcgtaAAATTACATcctgtcttatttatttaagtggATGTGATATTTTCTgggataataaataaataaataaaatcaggctttgacacttttattttgaaggctgcCTCCACCTTCAGCTCCATCATCGTCACCCTGAGACGTcaggatcagaaataaatagaaacacaataaaaactgacaaCAGTAGAGATTATTTATCTATGACTAAATATAGACAGGAAAAGTAtctgtgatttaaataaaaatatatatttaaatacatattttaaaatgttgttgtttcttgtcAGTTTTATCTTCATCACAGATTAATTCAATTTgattacaaattaaaaacaattcattaaaatgtattgatCATAATCTtattatatactataatatttctttttacatgcaatgtttaatttaagaagatttaaatattttgtaaatataaaataaactaaacaaatataaacaatgatgtgcaatttaaacatgtttatataaaatattaaataaagtaattacATAAAACTATAGAATTTAGATATCGTTGAATataattta
Coding sequences within:
- the diras1a gene encoding GTP-binding protein Di-Ras1a; this encodes MPEQSNDYRVVVFGAGGVGKSSLVLRFVKGTFRDTYIPTVEDTYRQVISCDKSVCTLEITDTAGSHQFPAMQRLSISKGHAFILVYSITSRQSLEELKPIYQQVVTIKGSMDAIPIMLVGNKSDETAQREVEAKEGEAQATAWKCSFMETSAKTNSNVKELFQELLALEKKRDMSLGIDGKRSGKQKRADKLKGKCSVM